A genomic region of Oceaniferula marina contains the following coding sequences:
- the gltB gene encoding glutamate synthase large subunit has translation MTTEKKNTSTQPLGLPEAQGLYDPANEHDSCGVGFLCHLKGKKSHRIVKGALEMNVNMEHRGGCGCDEATGDGAGLFIQLPHKFFKTITTELDFDLPEEGQYAVGFVHLSPDQEECANAMATYEKMIKKEGQTLLGWRDVPTNSEILGKAARECEPQMKQVFIARNPEITDDQDFERKLYVLRRRTAQAIRYCTTSGAEYFYTVTLSARTIVYKGMLTTWQLKDYFPDLQHEDVESAMALVHSRFSTNTFPSWPRAQPFRYMSHNGEINTMRGNANWMQARQKLLGSGVLGEDLDKLLPIIREDGSDSAMFDNCLEFLVLSGRTLPEAIMMMIPEPWENHQHMTDTKKAFYEYNATLMEPWDGPASIAFCDGISIGAILDRNGLRPSRYYVTNDDLVIMASEVGVLEVDPATVVKKGRLEPGRMFLVDTQKGRIVDNAEVKEEIASKKPYAEWLEKNRVFFAELAAGETAATITGHDLIQRNRAFGYTFEDKRFILGPSAETGNQPLGAMGNDTPMAVLSDRPQLLYNYFRQLFAQVTNPAIDPIREELITSSITFVGSEKDILNPGPDNCRMVRLESPIIDNQQLARLRDIDLDGFSAETLPIIYRPEKVDAGLAVGQLPGHVDNPHVSDDAEQLGEVSGEALKTALDQLFKAADTAILHGDNVLILSDRGMNKKKAAIPALLAVAGLHHHLIRNGTRTKVSIVLESGEPREVHHFAVLLGYGVDVVNPYLAIDTLAQMTEEGELDMDHDTAVQKYLKASIKGVIKTMSKMGISTVASYRGAQIFECIGLNEEVIDQYFTRTTSRVKGIGLETISREVKLRHDDAYKPRETENEALDAGGVYQWRFDGERHLFGPQAIHLLQQSTRLGDFEVFRQYSKLIDDQAKGLCTLRGLMDFKFDPAKEIPIDEVEPVSAIVKRFKTGAMSYGSISEEAHEALAVAMNRLGGKSNTGEGGEDPYRFRWTNDQGDSKKSAIKQVASGRFGVTSHYLVNSREIQIKIAQGAKPGEGGELPGHKVLPQIAKVRGTTPGVGLISPPPHHDIYSIEDMAELIHDLKNANTDARINVKLVSEVGVGTIAAGVAKAKADVILIAGHDGGTGASPRSSIQHAGSPWELGLAETNQTLLLNDLRSRVVLETDGQLKTGRDVVIGALLGAEEFGFATAPLVTLGCIMMRVCHKNTCPVGIATQNTDLRKKFNGAVENVVNYMNFVAQEIRELMAKLGFRSITEMVGRSDKLEMRKAVDHWKAQGLDYSKILYRPKVGPEVGTYAQQQQDHLLDRALDNTTILELCRPAIESYEKVHAELPITNINRVVGTITGAEISRHHGAAGLPEDTIHLKFNGSAGQSLGAFCPKGMTFELEGDANDYIGKGVCGAKIIVYPPKNSLPEFVADENIIVGNVAFYGATNGEAYMAGIAGERFCVRNSGVHAVIEGVGDHACEYMTGGSVTILGSTGRNFGAGMSGGVGYIYNEHGDFESKNNDAMTNLYPLIECEDSEIEEVKARIQKHVDYTGSVKGQRILDNWESESAKFLKVMPADYERVLNALKRAEESGLEGDAAILAAFEENAKVGN, from the coding sequence ATGACGACGGAAAAGAAAAACACATCAACCCAGCCACTCGGGCTCCCTGAAGCTCAGGGACTCTATGATCCCGCCAACGAACATGACTCCTGTGGAGTTGGATTCCTCTGCCACCTCAAGGGAAAAAAATCCCACCGCATCGTCAAAGGAGCACTGGAAATGAATGTCAACATGGAGCACCGCGGAGGTTGCGGATGTGACGAAGCCACCGGTGACGGGGCCGGACTTTTCATTCAACTCCCCCACAAATTTTTCAAGACCATCACCACCGAGCTCGATTTCGACTTACCGGAGGAAGGTCAGTATGCCGTAGGCTTCGTCCATCTTTCCCCAGACCAAGAGGAATGCGCCAACGCCATGGCGACCTACGAAAAAATGATCAAAAAAGAAGGTCAAACACTGCTCGGATGGCGTGATGTCCCCACCAACAGTGAAATCCTAGGTAAGGCAGCGCGCGAATGTGAACCCCAGATGAAGCAGGTTTTCATCGCCCGCAACCCGGAAATCACCGACGATCAGGATTTCGAGCGTAAACTTTACGTCCTACGCCGCCGCACAGCCCAAGCCATCCGTTACTGTACGACCAGTGGCGCAGAATATTTCTACACCGTCACCCTGTCTGCTAGAACCATCGTCTACAAAGGCATGCTGACCACTTGGCAACTTAAAGATTATTTCCCCGATCTCCAACATGAAGACGTGGAATCCGCCATGGCATTGGTTCACTCACGCTTCAGCACCAATACCTTCCCTAGTTGGCCACGGGCCCAACCGTTCCGCTACATGTCCCATAACGGGGAGATCAACACCATGCGCGGCAACGCCAACTGGATGCAGGCCCGACAAAAACTCCTCGGCAGCGGCGTCCTCGGTGAAGATCTGGACAAGCTCCTCCCGATTATTCGTGAAGACGGATCGGACTCCGCCATGTTCGATAACTGCCTCGAGTTCCTCGTCCTTTCAGGACGCACACTCCCCGAAGCCATCATGATGATGATTCCCGAACCATGGGAAAACCATCAGCACATGACCGACACCAAAAAGGCGTTTTACGAATACAACGCGACGCTCATGGAGCCCTGGGACGGTCCGGCATCCATCGCCTTCTGTGACGGCATCTCCATCGGTGCCATCCTCGACCGTAACGGTCTTCGCCCATCCCGCTACTACGTCACCAACGACGACCTCGTCATCATGGCATCGGAGGTAGGAGTTCTCGAAGTCGATCCGGCAACGGTCGTCAAAAAAGGACGCCTCGAACCCGGCCGCATGTTCCTCGTCGATACTCAGAAAGGACGCATCGTCGACAACGCAGAGGTCAAAGAAGAGATTGCCAGCAAAAAACCATACGCTGAGTGGTTGGAGAAAAACCGTGTGTTCTTTGCCGAACTCGCAGCCGGTGAGACGGCAGCCACCATCACTGGCCACGACCTGATTCAGCGCAATCGCGCATTTGGCTACACGTTTGAAGACAAGCGCTTCATCCTTGGACCATCGGCAGAAACCGGCAACCAGCCACTTGGTGCGATGGGTAACGATACGCCCATGGCCGTATTGTCCGATCGCCCACAACTGCTCTATAATTACTTCCGCCAGCTGTTCGCCCAGGTGACCAACCCAGCCATCGACCCGATCCGCGAGGAACTCATCACCTCGAGCATCACCTTTGTGGGCTCGGAAAAAGACATCCTGAACCCAGGACCGGACAACTGCCGCATGGTTCGACTCGAAAGCCCAATCATCGACAACCAACAGCTTGCCCGCCTCCGCGACATCGACCTCGACGGATTCAGTGCCGAGACCCTGCCGATTATCTATCGCCCTGAGAAAGTGGACGCCGGATTGGCCGTCGGCCAACTCCCCGGACACGTTGACAACCCACATGTTTCCGACGATGCCGAACAACTTGGCGAAGTCTCAGGGGAAGCCCTCAAGACGGCTCTCGACCAATTGTTCAAAGCTGCCGATACCGCCATCCTGCATGGCGATAACGTGCTGATCCTCTCGGACCGTGGCATGAACAAGAAAAAAGCAGCCATCCCCGCCCTGCTCGCGGTTGCTGGCCTGCACCACCACCTGATCCGAAACGGCACACGCACCAAGGTCTCCATCGTGTTGGAATCCGGTGAACCACGCGAGGTCCACCACTTTGCCGTCCTGCTCGGATACGGAGTGGACGTCGTCAACCCCTACCTTGCCATCGACACCCTGGCCCAGATGACCGAAGAAGGTGAACTGGACATGGACCACGATACCGCCGTGCAAAAATACCTGAAGGCATCGATCAAAGGTGTGATCAAAACCATGTCGAAAATGGGTATCTCCACTGTCGCGAGTTACCGTGGAGCTCAGATCTTCGAATGCATCGGTCTGAACGAAGAAGTCATCGACCAGTATTTCACCCGGACCACATCACGAGTCAAGGGTATCGGACTGGAAACCATTTCCCGGGAGGTCAAACTTCGTCACGACGACGCTTACAAACCACGTGAAACCGAAAACGAAGCCCTCGATGCCGGCGGCGTTTACCAATGGCGTTTCGATGGAGAGAGACACCTCTTCGGACCACAGGCCATTCACCTGCTGCAGCAGTCGACGCGTCTCGGAGACTTCGAAGTCTTCCGTCAATACTCCAAGCTCATTGACGATCAAGCCAAAGGACTTTGCACCCTGCGCGGATTAATGGACTTCAAGTTCGACCCCGCAAAGGAAATCCCGATCGACGAAGTGGAACCAGTGAGTGCCATCGTCAAGCGCTTTAAAACCGGAGCCATGTCCTATGGATCGATTTCCGAGGAAGCCCACGAAGCACTCGCAGTCGCGATGAACCGCCTCGGTGGAAAATCCAATACCGGAGAAGGTGGCGAAGACCCCTACCGCTTCCGTTGGACCAACGACCAGGGAGACTCCAAGAAGAGTGCGATCAAACAGGTGGCCAGCGGCCGCTTCGGGGTGACCAGTCACTATCTGGTGAACTCACGCGAGATCCAGATCAAGATCGCCCAGGGAGCCAAGCCCGGTGAAGGTGGTGAACTTCCAGGTCACAAAGTCCTTCCACAGATTGCCAAAGTGCGCGGAACCACTCCAGGTGTGGGGCTCATCTCCCCACCACCCCACCACGATATTTACTCGATCGAGGACATGGCTGAGTTGATCCACGATTTGAAAAATGCCAACACCGATGCCCGGATCAACGTTAAACTCGTCTCCGAGGTTGGCGTCGGCACCATCGCCGCCGGTGTGGCCAAGGCCAAGGCCGATGTCATCCTGATCGCAGGACACGACGGCGGAACCGGAGCCAGCCCAAGATCATCGATCCAACACGCCGGTTCCCCATGGGAACTCGGCCTCGCGGAAACCAACCAAACACTCCTGCTCAACGACCTGCGAAGCCGGGTGGTTCTCGAAACCGACGGCCAGCTTAAAACCGGTCGTGACGTTGTGATCGGAGCCCTACTTGGAGCCGAAGAGTTTGGATTTGCCACCGCACCTCTGGTCACCTTGGGCTGCATCATGATGCGTGTCTGCCACAAGAACACCTGCCCGGTTGGTATCGCCACCCAGAACACTGACCTGAGGAAGAAGTTCAATGGCGCCGTCGAAAACGTCGTCAACTACATGAACTTCGTCGCCCAGGAAATCCGCGAACTGATGGCCAAACTCGGCTTCCGTTCCATCACCGAAATGGTCGGACGCAGCGACAAACTCGAAATGCGCAAGGCTGTCGATCACTGGAAAGCCCAGGGGCTCGACTACTCGAAGATCCTCTACCGCCCAAAAGTCGGCCCGGAAGTCGGAACCTACGCCCAACAGCAGCAAGATCACCTGCTCGACCGCGCACTCGACAACACCACGATCCTCGAACTCTGCCGCCCTGCCATCGAAAGCTACGAAAAGGTGCATGCCGAACTACCGATCACCAATATCAACCGCGTGGTGGGAACCATCACCGGAGCGGAGATCTCACGCCACCACGGTGCCGCAGGCCTTCCGGAGGATACCATCCACCTGAAGTTCAACGGCAGCGCCGGCCAGAGCCTCGGAGCGTTTTGCCCGAAAGGGATGACCTTCGAACTCGAAGGCGATGCCAACGACTACATCGGCAAAGGTGTTTGCGGAGCAAAAATCATCGTTTACCCACCGAAAAACTCGCTCCCTGAATTCGTCGCCGATGAAAACATCATCGTCGGTAACGTTGCCTTCTACGGGGCCACCAATGGTGAAGCCTACATGGCTGGTATCGCCGGAGAACGCTTCTGCGTCCGAAACTCCGGTGTCCATGCCGTGATCGAAGGCGTCGGTGACCACGCCTGTGAATACATGACTGGAGGATCCGTTACCATCCTTGGTTCCACGGGTCGTAACTTCGGTGCCGGCATGTCCGGTGGAGTCGGCTATATCTATAACGAACATGGAGACTTTGAATCGAAAAACAACGATGCCATGACCAACCTTTACCCACTGATCGAATGTGAAGACAGTGAGATTGAGGAGGTCAAGGCCCGGATCCAAAAACACGTCGACTACACCGGCAGCGTAAAAGGACAACGCATTCTCGACAACTGGGAGAGCGAATCCGCAAAATTCCTCAAGGTTATGCCGGCCGACTATGAACGCGTGCTCAACGCCTTGAAGCGAGCTGAAGAAAGTGGTCTCGAAGGAGACGCCGCCATCCTCGCAGCCTTCGAAGAAAATGCGAAAGTAGGAAACTAA
- a CDS encoding glutamate synthase subunit beta, producing the protein MGKPTGFLEHERATIPDRPPLERIKDWKEIHDLRSDDAVKTQASRCMDCGTPYCHTGLMFGGMSSGCPINNLIPEFNDLVYRGRWDEALERLLKTNNFPDFTGRVCPAPCEGGCVLGSIEPPVTIKNVECTISDRGWEDGRMTPKPPAERTGKTVAVVGSGPAGLAAADQLNQAGHTVTVFEREDRPGGLLMYGIPNMKLDKQEVVDRRIELMKAEGIDFKCNVFVAKNNEWTPSRLRKEFDAVILCCGATKPRDLEIKGRKAKGVHMAMDFLTANTRHQLDHHFDGTNPELNATGKDVVVIGGGDTGTDCVGTSLRQGCNSVCQLEIMPQPPMERAANNPWPEWPKVYKMDYGQQEAEAVQGADPRKYLVMTKAILKDEEGKVKGLQVVDITWGKDEQGRFVPEETEGTLRTIDAQLILLAMGFVGPEQKIINQFKLETDARSNVKAEHEVYTTNVEGVFAAGDMRRGQSLVVWAINEGRGAARECDRFLMGSTQLP; encoded by the coding sequence ATGGGAAAACCAACCGGATTCTTAGAACACGAACGAGCCACTATCCCGGATCGCCCACCTCTTGAGCGCATCAAGGACTGGAAGGAGATCCACGATCTCCGCTCAGACGACGCCGTCAAAACCCAGGCATCCCGATGCATGGACTGCGGCACCCCTTACTGCCATACCGGACTGATGTTCGGTGGCATGTCCAGCGGCTGCCCAATCAATAACCTGATCCCGGAATTCAACGATCTCGTTTACCGAGGACGCTGGGACGAAGCCCTCGAGCGCCTGCTCAAAACTAACAACTTTCCCGATTTTACGGGCCGCGTTTGCCCCGCCCCCTGCGAAGGAGGATGTGTCCTGGGCTCAATCGAGCCACCGGTCACCATTAAAAATGTCGAATGCACTATCTCCGACAGAGGATGGGAAGATGGACGGATGACACCTAAACCACCTGCTGAACGCACCGGCAAAACCGTCGCGGTTGTCGGCTCAGGCCCAGCCGGACTGGCTGCAGCCGACCAGCTCAACCAGGCTGGACACACCGTCACCGTTTTCGAGCGGGAAGACCGCCCTGGAGGTTTGCTCATGTATGGAATTCCCAACATGAAGCTCGATAAGCAAGAGGTCGTTGATCGCCGGATTGAGCTGATGAAAGCCGAAGGAATTGATTTCAAGTGCAATGTCTTTGTGGCCAAAAACAATGAATGGACACCGAGCCGTCTGCGCAAAGAATTTGATGCTGTGATCCTCTGCTGTGGAGCGACCAAACCTCGCGATCTGGAAATCAAAGGTCGTAAGGCTAAAGGCGTTCACATGGCCATGGATTTCCTGACTGCCAACACCCGTCATCAACTCGACCATCACTTCGACGGAACCAATCCCGAACTCAACGCCACCGGCAAAGACGTCGTGGTCATTGGTGGAGGTGACACCGGAACCGACTGTGTAGGCACCAGCCTTCGCCAAGGCTGCAACAGCGTTTGCCAGCTGGAAATCATGCCCCAACCACCAATGGAGCGGGCAGCCAACAACCCATGGCCCGAATGGCCCAAAGTCTATAAAATGGACTACGGTCAACAAGAAGCTGAAGCCGTGCAAGGTGCCGACCCCCGGAAGTACTTGGTCATGACCAAAGCCATCCTCAAAGACGAGGAAGGGAAGGTCAAAGGCCTTCAGGTGGTCGACATTACTTGGGGCAAAGATGAGCAAGGCCGCTTCGTCCCCGAGGAAACAGAGGGCACGCTGCGGACCATCGACGCCCAGCTTATCCTTCTGGCCATGGGCTTTGTCGGCCCCGAACAAAAGATCATCAACCAGTTCAAACTCGAAACCGATGCGCGTAGCAACGTCAAGGCCGAGCACGAGGTCTACACCACGAATGTAGAAGGTGTGTTCGCTGCCGGTGACATGCGCCGGGGACAGTCACTGGTCGTCTGGGCAATCAACGAAGGCCGCGGTGCCGCACGCGAATGCGACCGCTTCCTGATGGGCAGCACCCAGCTACCGTAA
- a CDS encoding PEP-CTERM sorting domain-containing protein has product MKQFIIHAFSLAALTTAQAAITSTSNGNYTDGSTWDGGNPPTNGEDYIIQHNVEHAANGTYSLAGDSVTINSGYLRFTGNAPSSSASNITVNNLALNGGRLDFRSSNQYARTMNLVSGFNVSTDSQIRIGDGGEQFVMNVSLQGNITGSGNLNFVSNGGNGSDDKMNLNITSANLGYSGNWSINSIDSGYGYLYANSANALGSGSLTLNTRSALVAGATTSLDSLQGVTLTTSTSILQLTNAWVNHAASLNMQAGTLDLADSDSIIGDFSINGNSLAADTYDSAALSALGFGGNFTGTGTITVIPEPSSAVLGSLGIFGILLRRKR; this is encoded by the coding sequence ATGAAACAATTTATCATTCACGCTTTTTCTCTTGCCGCTTTGACCACGGCGCAAGCAGCCATCACTTCGACAAGCAATGGCAACTACACTGATGGGAGCACGTGGGATGGTGGCAACCCACCTACAAATGGAGAAGACTACATCATCCAGCATAATGTGGAACACGCAGCAAACGGAACCTATTCACTCGCGGGAGACAGCGTCACCATCAATTCCGGATACCTCCGGTTCACGGGAAATGCACCAAGCTCGAGTGCCTCCAACATTACAGTCAACAATTTGGCATTAAACGGAGGCCGCCTCGATTTTCGTTCATCCAACCAATACGCAAGAACCATGAATCTGGTCAGTGGCTTCAATGTGTCCACCGACAGCCAAATTCGCATCGGTGACGGAGGAGAACAATTCGTCATGAACGTTAGCCTTCAGGGTAACATCACCGGAAGCGGCAATCTGAACTTTGTATCCAACGGAGGTAACGGAAGTGATGATAAAATGAACCTCAATATCACTTCGGCCAATCTCGGCTATTCCGGAAATTGGAGTATCAACTCAATCGACTCCGGATACGGCTACCTCTATGCCAATTCAGCGAATGCCCTTGGCTCTGGAAGCCTGACTCTCAATACCCGGAGCGCGTTGGTGGCAGGAGCCACGACCAGCTTGGACAGTCTTCAAGGCGTCACGCTCACAACGTCGACATCCATCCTGCAGCTCACCAACGCATGGGTCAACCATGCCGCTAGCCTCAACATGCAAGCGGGAACGCTCGACCTTGCGGATTCTGATTCTATAATCGGGGATTTCAGCATCAATGGCAACAGTCTCGCAGCAGACACTTACGACTCCGCGGCACTCTCTGCGCTCGGATTTGGTGGCAATTTTACAGGAACTGGCACCATCACCGTCATTCCGGAACCCTCTTCCGCCGTGCTCGGAAGCCTCGGTATCTTTGGCATCCTTCTACGCCGCAAACGCTGA
- a CDS encoding AI-2E family transporter → MSPETTKPVEAYKAMLLLASAVVVVSGLHLARNFFIPVSLAFFLAAVSFPIMNWLREHKVPRIFAVLITVLVVFAFLTGFIIGAAMLINDLSEGDRLETYGRKLYGVALDTGAKLEEWQVENAQEEIKKFLTADKIVDFFKGNITSLLARVFDTFQVSFIVLILLVFMLGEARIFSRRFEAIVEARGPNLQRMLSATRDIQKYLGIKTLISIATGVLAGLLCWAAELDFPLLWGLLAFALNYIPAVGSIIAGVPPMLLALLTHDVRHAIAVACGYLVINGFLGNFMEPALLGRRFGLSTVVIVISVLFWGFLWGPVGMLLAVPLTMMIKVALDNTYELRWLGVAISQGKKDTEEQERRIIKESAKQKEASVDKVQVDKVDGAEVVPATGEGS, encoded by the coding sequence GTGTCCCCTGAAACAACCAAGCCCGTAGAAGCTTACAAAGCGATGCTCTTACTTGCCTCGGCGGTGGTCGTCGTGAGCGGTCTTCATCTGGCGCGTAATTTTTTCATTCCGGTTTCGTTGGCCTTTTTTTTAGCCGCAGTGAGCTTTCCTATTATGAACTGGCTGCGTGAGCACAAGGTTCCCCGCATATTTGCGGTGCTGATTACAGTCTTGGTCGTGTTTGCTTTTCTGACCGGTTTTATCATAGGCGCGGCCATGCTGATCAATGACCTGTCTGAAGGGGATCGACTGGAGACTTACGGGCGGAAGCTCTATGGGGTGGCTCTGGATACCGGAGCCAAGCTTGAAGAATGGCAGGTGGAAAATGCGCAGGAGGAGATCAAGAAGTTCCTGACTGCGGATAAAATTGTCGACTTTTTTAAAGGCAACATCACCTCATTGCTTGCTCGGGTGTTCGATACCTTCCAGGTGTCGTTTATTGTGCTCATCCTTTTGGTCTTTATGCTCGGGGAGGCTCGGATTTTCAGCCGTCGTTTTGAAGCCATTGTTGAAGCTCGTGGTCCGAATTTGCAGCGTATGCTCAGCGCTACCCGCGATATCCAGAAGTATCTGGGGATCAAAACGCTGATCAGTATCGCTACCGGAGTGTTGGCGGGCTTGTTGTGTTGGGCCGCCGAGTTGGACTTTCCATTACTCTGGGGCTTGCTCGCTTTTGCCTTGAACTACATTCCCGCTGTCGGCTCGATTATTGCCGGAGTGCCGCCGATGCTGCTGGCGTTGTTGACCCACGATGTGCGTCATGCGATAGCGGTGGCGTGTGGCTACCTGGTGATTAATGGTTTTCTCGGCAACTTTATGGAGCCGGCATTGCTGGGTCGGCGCTTTGGTCTGTCGACGGTGGTGATTGTGATATCCGTTCTGTTTTGGGGTTTTCTCTGGGGGCCAGTCGGTATGTTGTTGGCGGTGCCTTTGACCATGATGATCAAGGTGGCGTTGGATAATACCTATGAGTTACGCTGGCTTGGTGTTGCCATCAGTCAGGGGAAAAAGGACACGGAGGAGCAGGAACGGCGAATCATCAAGGAGTCAGCAAAGCAGAAAGAGGCGTCAGTGGATAAGGTCCAGGTTGACAAAGTGGATGGCGCGGAGGTCGTTCCCGCTACTGGAGAGGGAAGCTAG
- a CDS encoding phage regulatory CII family protein encodes MKSHEVLKEAFEQSSPKSIASELGVSLSLVYKWAQDQSELGSGSRNPLDRIIEIYDNTRHQAIIEWLCEQCDGYFVNNPQPPSEEDYKVLPATHEIVGQFSALLHRISQAALDNSITPDEAEDIRHSWDSLKSYAEGFVRCCEKGDFERIPKEENPRGSDPSANTPAPRTALY; translated from the coding sequence ATGAAATCTCACGAGGTTCTCAAGGAGGCATTTGAACAAAGCAGCCCTAAATCCATTGCTTCAGAACTGGGGGTCTCCCTCTCGCTTGTCTATAAGTGGGCACAAGATCAATCGGAGCTGGGATCAGGGAGCCGCAACCCCTTGGATCGGATTATCGAGATCTATGACAACACCCGGCACCAAGCCATTATCGAATGGCTCTGCGAACAATGTGACGGTTACTTTGTCAACAACCCTCAACCCCCTAGCGAAGAAGACTACAAGGTGCTTCCAGCCACCCACGAAATTGTCGGCCAGTTTTCCGCGCTCTTACACCGGATTTCCCAAGCGGCATTAGACAACTCCATCACCCCGGACGAAGCTGAAGACATTCGGCACAGCTGGGATTCTTTGAAAAGCTATGCCGAAGGTTTTGTCCGCTGCTGCGAAAAAGGAGACTTCGAACGGATTCCCAAAGAAGAAAACCCAAGGGGCTCCGACCCTTCAGCAAACACCCCTGCACCAAGGACAGCGCTCTACTAA
- a CDS encoding quinone-dependent dihydroorotate dehydrogenase encodes MTSSQYHFIRNILFRFDAEDVHHFTMRYMRSMEQFGLLKCVAGRIPSSKPVECMGLTFPNAIGLAAGLDKQGNCIDALGRLGFGHIEIGTITPRPQPGNDLPRLFRIISEEAIINRMGFNNVGIEEGANNVAASKNFRKSGGIVGFNIGKNKITPNEQATDDYLACLRGAWDVADYVTVNISSPNTPGLRDLQAAEETARLIEALKQEQEKLTTDRGRRVPIALKVAPDLENDNIADLAKVFLDGGLDCLIATNTTLDRSKVEGCDFADQPGGLSGAPLTDHSTEVIAAFHSHLGDQIPIIGVGGIMNAEHAQDKLKAGAKLVQIYSGFIYHGPPLVKSIIQATA; translated from the coding sequence ATGACAAGTAGTCAATACCACTTCATCCGCAATATTCTGTTCCGCTTCGACGCCGAGGATGTCCATCACTTCACCATGCGCTACATGCGGAGCATGGAACAATTCGGTCTGCTGAAATGTGTCGCAGGGCGTATCCCCAGCTCCAAGCCCGTCGAATGCATGGGACTCACCTTCCCGAATGCCATCGGCCTGGCCGCTGGACTCGATAAACAAGGCAACTGCATCGATGCTCTTGGACGTCTCGGGTTCGGACATATCGAAATAGGAACCATCACCCCGCGCCCGCAACCAGGAAACGACCTGCCCCGATTATTCCGCATCATCAGCGAAGAAGCCATCATCAACCGAATGGGCTTCAACAACGTCGGCATTGAAGAAGGAGCTAACAACGTTGCTGCCTCGAAAAATTTCCGGAAGTCCGGCGGTATCGTTGGCTTCAATATCGGCAAAAATAAAATAACGCCAAATGAGCAAGCGACCGATGACTACCTCGCCTGCCTGCGAGGAGCTTGGGACGTTGCCGACTACGTCACCGTCAACATTTCATCTCCAAACACTCCCGGCCTCCGGGATCTGCAAGCCGCGGAAGAAACAGCCAGACTGATCGAGGCCTTAAAGCAAGAGCAGGAAAAACTAACAACCGATCGAGGTCGGAGGGTTCCGATCGCGCTCAAGGTTGCGCCAGATCTTGAAAACGATAACATTGCTGACCTTGCCAAGGTCTTTCTCGATGGCGGACTCGATTGTCTGATCGCAACCAACACCACGCTGGACCGAAGCAAGGTTGAGGGCTGTGATTTTGCAGACCAGCCGGGAGGACTCTCCGGGGCCCCACTCACCGACCACTCCACGGAAGTCATCGCCGCCTTTCACTCCCATCTGGGTGATCAAATCCCAATCATCGGAGTCGGAGGTATTATGAATGCCGAACACGCTCAAGACAAACTCAAAGCCGGAGCCAAACTCGTCCAAATCTACTCTGGATTCATTTACCACGGACCACCACTGGTCAAATCCATCATCCAAGCCACAGCCTAA